The Microterricola viridarii genome segment CTCGGGGCGCTGCCGTCGGCCGTCGGTGCCGTCCAGATGGCCTCGGCATCGCCGCCCCAGTCCCGTTCGATGATGCCGCAGAGCTCCTGCATCCTGGCCGCCATCGAGCCGGGGAAGCGGTGCACGGCAGGGGTCTGCCGGCAGATCTCGACGAATGCCGCCGGCTCGTAGTGCGCGATCGTCGCGGCATCCAGTGTGCCCAGGCGCTGCCGCAGCTTCTCTGGCCCGGCGAACGCTGTCTCCATGGTCACCTGCTGGTCGAGCTGCATACCGAGCAGCAGCGCGAGCGGGCTGGAATCCAGCAACTCATCGCTCGCCGCATCCCCTGTCAGAAACATGGCCCCGCCTTTCAGATCAGGCCGAGCGCACGCACGGCGTCTCGCTCGGCGATGAGTTCGGCCACCGAGGCGTCGATGCGGGCGCGCGAGAACGCTGAGATCTCCAAGCCCTGCACAATGCGCAGCTGGCCGCCCACCGACTCAACAGGGAACGAGCTGATCAGCCCCTCCGGCACACCGTAAGAGCCATCCGACGGCAGCGCCGCCGAGGTCCAGCCCGCGCCCGCCGGGCTGCCACCCACCCAGTCGCGCATGTGGTCGATCGTGGCCGAGGCGGCTGAGGCCACCGACGAGGAGCCACGCACCTCGATGATCTCGGCGCCGCGCTTCGCGACCCGCGGGATGAACTCGTCGGCGAGCCAGCGCTCCGCCGGCTCCGCCCCGCCGAGGCGTGCGGCCAGCAACGGCAATGCCGGCGCCCCGTCGAGTGTCGCGTGCGAGACATCGGGGTACTGCGAGGCCGAGTGGTTGCCCCAGATGGAGACGTTGCGGATGCCGCCGACCGGTGCGTCCAGGGCCGCCGCGAGCTGGCCGAGCGCCCGGTTGTGGTCCAGCCGGGTGAGCGCCGTGAAACGCTCGGACGGAACGTCGGGGGCATGCGCGCTGGCGATCAGCGCGTTCGTGTTCGCCGGGTTGCCGACCACGACGATGCGGACGTCATCGGCGGCGCCTGCGTTGATAGCGGCGCCTTGCGGGCCGAAGATGCCGCCGTTGGCCGCCAGCAGATCGGCACGCTCCATGCCGGGGCCGCGCGGTCGCGCGCCCACGAGCAGGGCGACGTTCACGCCGTCGAAGGCGGCCGCCCTGTCATCCGTCACGTCGACGCCGGCCAGGAGGGGGAACGCGCCGTCCTGCAGCTCGAGCGCCGCGCCCTCCGCCGCCCGCAGCCCCTGCGGGATCTCCAGAAGCCGCAAGCGCACGGGAACGTCCGCGCCGAGCATCTGCCCCGACGCGATGCGGAACAACAGTGCGTAACCAATCTGGCCGCCGGCCCCGGTGAGGGTGACAGTGACGGGGGTTCGTGAATGCGCCATACCCCACCCTAACCACGGCAGGCGTGGCGCGTCAGAGTCGATGTTTGGAGGCGGGCTGCAGAACCTGCAGACGCCGGTACTTCCGCCGCATCGACACAGCGGCGTGCACGGCGTTGAGGAGGAACATCCCGGTGTAGACCCAGACGAATACCTCTGGAACGCCCCAGAGCAGGAACACCCAGCACAGCGTGCCCATGTCGGTCGGGATCAGCACCAGGGACTGGCGGATGCCGGCCGACTCGCTGACCGGTTTCGCCGCCCCCGAGAGCTGTTCCGACAAGATCTGGCTCATGAACTGACCGCTGCTCAGCAGGCAGTAGCCCACCGCGACGGCGAGCGGCCATGTGCCGAGACCGGGCACGGCCGACAACCCGATCAGGACGGCGAGATGGATGGCTGGCGTGCGGATCGCGTCGACGACATGGTCGAGCCACTCGCCGGCCGGGCCGCTGCTGCGGCTGAGGCGGGCCACCTGTCCGTCGGCCGAATCGAGCACGTAGCCGGCCGCGAGCAGGGCGGCCACCGCGATACCGAGCGTGGCCGACTGGGGCGCGAACAGCATGAGCCCCAGGGCCGCGAACGACAGCACAGCGGAGACCGCGGTGACGACATTCGCCGACCAGCCGAGCGTGTAGGCGGCGGCCGCGGCGAACCGCGCCAGGCGCCGGTTGACCCACCGGGTGTACGCCGGCACCCCGGCCCCCGGTTTCTGCGCCGATCGGAGCCCGCTCAACGCGGTGCTGAATCGCCCGCCGGAGGCCGGTGCGAGCGCCCCCGAGATGATCGTCGGGAAGGACTCCTCGGGGGCCGTGTCAAGAGTGCTCATTGTCCTGCCCCCCTACTTCACGATCGCCGAGAGCTCGAAGCTCGCGCTCGGCGTTGACTTGTAATTCGAGTGGACCTCTGCGCTGATCACATTGGCGCCGGCGACGAGCGCCGACCCCGGCACCTCAAACACCACCGGGTTCGCGACTGCCGCGCTCGCCCCAATCGCCGAGCTCGCGTACGTGGTGTTCGTCACGGTTCCGGCCGCCATGTTGGACCGCTTGACCTCGACGCCGTTCAGATACACGACGATGCCGTCATCCGCCCGCGTCGTGAAGACGAGTGCGCCGATCGCGCCCGGGTCCGCGACGGTGAACGATGAGCGGTAGTACGAGGTGAGCGGTTGCGGAGCCACCGGTGTCAGCACAGTGCCGAGCACCGGTTGACCCCAGCCGATCGGAGCAGCCCCGGTCGACCAGCCCGTAGCATCGAATCCGGCATCCTTCCATGCCGCATCCGGGGCACTGGCCGGGTAGCTGTACGACCAGCTGGATGCCGGTGCGATGACGACGGTGCCGGGGGCGACGCTGCCGGGGTCGACCGGGTCGACGGGCGGATCAACGGGCGGCTGCGTGCCGAACGTGGCCTGGGCCGCCAACTCGAAGCTGGCGCTCGGCGTCGTCTTGTAGTTCGAGTGCACCTCGGCTGCGATCACGTTCTTGCCCGTGCTGAACGCCGACCCGGGGATGGTGACGGTGACCGGGTTGGCCAGGGCGTTCGCAGCGGTGACCGACGTCAGGGCGTAGGTCGTCGAGGTGACCGGGCCGGCCGCGATGTTGTTGCGCAGCACCTCCTTGCCGTTCACGTAGACCACGATGCCGTCATCCGCCCGCGTTGTGAGTTTCACCGACGCCACCTTGGTCGCATCGACGACGTCGAAGGACTTCCGGTAGTACGCGGTGAGCGGTTGCGGGGCCGCGGTGCTCAGCGTCGTCCCGAGCAGGGCCTGGCCCCACCCGATTGGTGCGGCGCCCGTTGACCACGCCGAGGCGTCGAAATCGTTGGCCTGCCATCCCGACGCGGGTGCCGTCGCCCCGAAGGAGTAGCTCCAGGTGCTGCCGCCCGCGACCAGAACCGGGTTGGTGGGGTCGGCCGGGGTGGTGGTTCCGACCGTCGCCGCCGGGGTGCTGGCCGACCAGTTGCCGGAGCCGTCGGCGGCGCGAACGAAGTACTTCGTTCCCGTCGGCGTGGCCGGCAGTGTGACCGAGAGGGAGCGAGTGGTCGCCACGACCCGGTCGTTGCGCAGCACCTGGTAGGTGACCGCATCCTGGTTGTCGACGGAGGCCGCCCAGGTCAGGGTCTCGCCGCCGGGTGAGTTCGACACGGCCAGGCCGGAGGGCGTCGACGGTGCCTTCGAATCGTTCGGGGCGAAGCGAACGAATCCGCCCGACCACTGGCTGACGTAGCCGGCCTTCTGGGACTTGGTGTAGTCGCCGCCGAACCACGTCACACCGTTGGAGTCGCTGAACAGCGCCCACGAGCCGGCTCCGACGCGCTGGCTCACGGTCGGGCTGAACTGGGGCATCGGCTTGCCGGTTGCGTTGTCCCACGCGCCGACACTGTTGATCTTGGTTGCCTGCGTCCAGTTGGTGCCGACCGACGGCCAGGTGCGTGCCCCCGCGTAGTTCGTGTAGAAGCAGTGGCACCCGCCGTACACGACGGAGCCGTCGGTCGAGATCGCCTGGAAGTCGCCGCCGGCCAGGCCGATGTTCGTGCTCAGCTCGGTCATTGACGCGCGGTCGTAGCTGTAGAGCATGTGCTGCGAGCCGCCGAGCCAGACCTTGTTGCCGACCTCTTTCACCGCCTGCTGGTAGTTGGTGGTGCTGGCGAAGTTGACCGACCACGGAACAACGCCGGTGTCTGCGGTCCGGATGCTGGCGGCCTTCACTGCTGCGGTTGCCTTGGACGCGGTGAAGAAGCCCGCGTAGTACACCCGGTCGCCCTGTGCGGACGCATCCAGCGCCATGACGGTGCCGTTGAATTCGGGGTTCCAGGTCTTGTCTGGCGTGCCGTCGGCCACGGAGACACGACCCGCCGCACGGGTGTACACCTGGCCCACCGCGGATCCACCACTCATGTGCGTGAAGTTGCCTCCGATGTAGAGCCAGTCTCCCTGCACGTCGAGCCCCCTGACCACCGGGACGCCGCCAGACAGGTTGTTGATCAGCGTGGTGGTGAATGTGGGGTCGGTGGCGCCTGTCGTCGGGTTGAGCGCGACCAGGCCTGGCCGAGCCGCGCCGTTCACCTGGCTGAAGTAGCCACCGACGGCGAGCGTGCCGTTGGGCAGGACGGCAAGCGCCTTCACCTGCTTGTCGAGCGTCGGCCGGAAGGAGGGGATCCACTCGCCGGTCTTCACATCGAAGGCGGCCAGATAGGACTGTGCGACCTGGCTGCCGCCGGTCGCCGTCTTCTGGACGGTGAGGAAGTTGCCGCCGATGTAGATGATCCCGTTACCCTCCGCGAAGGCGGACACCTCCTGGCTGCCCTCGACGGTGTTGGGGCCGGCGCCGATGCCGCTCACGCCCCACACCGTCGGCATCGCGAAACTGCTGGCGACGGCGGCCTGCTCCAGTTTGGCTGTTCCGGCGCTGGGAATGGCGTTCGTGTACAGCGCGGAGCTCATCAGCTTGGGCCGCAGGTAGACCTGCGTGAACGGGCGGGGGCGTCCGGCCGTGGTGCTCGGCGCCCAGATGAAACTGTTCGCGGCTGGATTGCCGCGGGCCGCGGTGCCGAAGCCGAATCCGGTCTTCCAGCCCTCCGCGGAGCCCGTTGTGGTCTCGATCCGATTCTGGTTGTTGCTTTGACCGAATGCGGCCATGGTGCCACCGGTGCCGGACGCGGTGCCGATCGTCCAAGCACCCGCGCGCTGCTCGTTCTCAAACATCCAGCTCCACTCGACGCGTGGCGAGGCGAACACGAAGGTCGCCTCCTGCCAGGTCGTGCCCGTGGCGTTCGTGGCCCGACGCAGGCGCACGCCGTCCGTCATGGACTTGACCGGCTGGTTGTTGAGCAGCTTGTCGATCATGCCCGCGCTCAGCTGCTTGGGCACGAATGCGTCTTGCCCGGTGAGCGTGCTTCGCACCTCGGCCGGGGTGCCAGCCCCTTCGTTCGTCTCAGACCAGCCCTCGCGGCCGCGGCCGATCAGCAGCCAGCCGCCGCCGCTCGTCGTCTGGTCGCAGTAGAACTGCTCGGCTGCTCCCAGAGCGGGAGTGTTCAGCCAATAGATGCCGCTCGGCGCGGAAGGCTTCAGTTGCTTGACCTCCCAGCAGGACGCCGCCGCCGTGTATTCAGAGAGGCCGTCGGGCGCAGGCCACGTCGTTGCTGCCGTGGCGCTGATCGGCGTGAGTATCGCGGCGACGACGATGCCCGCCGCGCACAGCGGGCCTAGCCAGTTCTTCCTGGACCGGACGGAAACGCTTCGGGTAAGCGTCATCTCAGTTCTCCTTGTGGTGGGGGCGGTAGCTGTTGACGAGATCGTCAACAGGTCGTTTCATCGGGAAAGGATCTGGCGATGATTCGCCAGCTTGTGCCGCTCTGCTCGAACGTGAAGATGTTGAGCGCGCGGTGTGGCCCGGCGGTGCCGGCCCCCTGAAGGGACGCGCCGTCCGAGTCCAGCGTCTGCACGTCGCTGGAATCGATGCACGCCTGCGTGACGACGGTTGCCGGCGTCGATGTGGTGTCGCTGCTCACGATGGTGACGTCGAGCACCTTGGGGGTACCGGTTCGCGTCCAGCCGTTGGCCTGCAGCTCGAGCTGGTCGTTCTTGATCTCATCGAGGATCGCGCCGGATGCCACGGCCGCCAGCTGCTCGGGCGGCTCGGTGGCATCGGGGCTGAGCTCGGCAGCCGCCGTCACCAGCGTCGTCACGGTGTCGGCAACGGTCTCAGGAGTGAGCGGAGCCGCTGCGCCTGCCGTCGGTGCGGGGGCCGCGGGGGCGGTGGCGGCGGGCGATTGTGCGGGGGCCCCCTCTGTGGCCGTCGATGGGCGCGATGATGCGACCGGTCCGGTGGCCGTCGGCGTCGGCGACTGCGTCAGGGCGACCCACGCTGCTGCAGCGATGGCGAGAGCGGCCAGCGCGGCGATGGCGGTGATGATGCGCCGCCGGGCAGATGACTTGTGCGGGTGGTCGGCTGGTGATGCCGACCCGAATCCGTAACGGAAGTCGTCGTCGTCGTCCGGTGCGCCGATCATTGCGCCCGAGACTGGGCGCAGGGCGGGCGTTCGCTCGCAGCGGGGGAGAAGCGCGGCGCAAGGCGGCTCGGCTTCGGGCAGATGGAACTCTGGTTCACGGGTGTTCTCCTGCACTTCGGGTTACAGGCGATGGGTAAGCCGTCACTGATCAAAGATGAGCATGCTTCAGTAACATCTGCACACTAGCCCCGGCTGGCGACCTCGGATAAGCCCCCCGTTAGGGTGTCACCCTCGCGCGGCTTCTGCCGGCGCGCCAGCAGCGCGAAATCGCGAAGCTGCAGGCGGTCGCGGTCCAGCGCACACCAGCCCACGAAGAGCAGCGCGGAAACAGCCAGGGAGAGTGCGAGCGCGGGGAGCGTCGCGCCGAGCGACAAGCGGAATGCGATGGCCGGGATGCCGAATGTCGTCAGCGCGATGAGCAGGGCATACGCGATGGTGCCGAACTCCATTCGGATGCCGATGAAGTGGCGAACCTCGATCACGGCGAGCACCGCGTCGACAAGCATGCTGAACGCCCAGGTGATGGCGGCGCCGTTGACGCCGATCAGCGGGATCAGGATCAGGTTTCCGCCGACGTTGAGGGCGAGTACCACGGCCTTGTTGAACGCGGCCCAGCCGCTCCGGCCGCTCATCAGGAGCACGGACTGGATGTTCCCGGTTGTGCAGGTGAGTATCGCTCCGACGCAGAGGATGGCAAGAGCGGTCGAGCCCTGCTCGAACTCCGGCCCCAGCCAGCCCAGCACGACGGGGGCGAAGACGGCGAGAACCACGTAGATCGGGGCGCTGAGCAGAACGAGCCACCTCGCCGCGATGCGGTACAGAGCCTGGACCTCGCCGTATTTCTCCTGGAACAACAGGCTGCTGAATCGGGTCGCTACGACGATCCGCAGCGCGGTGTCGATGATCAGGCCTGCAGCGATGAACCGGCTGGCGCCGCCGTAGATACCGGCTGCGGCCGAGCCGGCAATGATTCCAACGATGAGCACGTCGAGCCAGATGAGCGATTGCTCCATTCCGGCCGACAGCGTGCGCGGCAACGCGTAGGCCACGACGCTGCGCCGGATAGCCGGGTCAACCCGCCACGAACCGCGCACTCCGGCCGTGCGTTCGTGACGGGCAACCTGCACGCGAAGCACAAACGCAGCCGCCACGAGCGCGAGGGGCAGCGGAGCGGCCCAGGCGAGGGCGACGCTGGCGTAGGAACCGCCGGCGATGGCAACAGCCCAAACGGCGATCGGGCGGATCACGGGGAGCCCGATGCTGCCGACGCTGACGTACGGAACGATGCCGCCGAGCCCTCTGGTCGCCGCGAGGGCGACGAGTACGAGGGCCCCGGCTGGCAGGAACCAGCCGACCAAGGCGACGGCATCGGCGACATCCGAGGCGTGGCTGTCGCCGAGTTGTGCCAGCTGCGGGGCGAGTGCCACCGTCAATGCTCCGCACACGGTGCTGAGGACGGCGGTGATGAGCAGCATCGAGGTCAGCGTTCCGCGAATCGCCGCCGGGTTATGGGAGGCGAGGCGCGGCATGATCCAGACGGCGGCCGAGTCCATGCCGGCGCGGGCGAGGCTCAAGACGATGGTGAACACAGCAATGGTCTGCAGCACGACCCCGGCGCCGGCGTCGCCCAGCGTGCGCGCCAGGACGACGATGAGGGCGAAGCCCATCGTCGCGCTGATGGCAGAGCCGAGCAGGCTCGCAGTGCCCTCCCGTGCGAGCCTCCGCGTGTCTGGTGCGCTGAGATCTGGAGGGGCGGCGCTCATCGAAGACCGGTCTTGCTACTCACCATCTGTCTGGCGAGCCGGAACAGGAAGACGGGATTGCCGAGCAGGTAGCGTGCAGCGAGCCGACGCGGCTCGATGATCAGGCGCCAGAGCCACTCCAGGCCGGAGGCGAGCATCCATTGCGGCGCGCGACGGTTGTCGCCGCTGGTCCAATCGAACAAGCCGCCGCAGGTGAGGATTGCGGGCACGGTGAGATGCTGGCGATTCTCGGCGACCCAGCGCTGCTGCAGTGGGTCGCCCAGGCCGACAAGCAGGATGCCCGGCTGGTACTGGTTGATGCGAGCAATCAGCGCCTCCGTTTCGGCTGGCGAGACGTAACCGTCGTTGCACTCGATGAGCAGGCCGGGGGCATCACCCTGGAGGCGGTCGGCGGCGCGCTGGGCAACCCCCGGCATGCCGCCGAAGAGGAACAGCCTCGTGCCACTGCTCGCGGCGCGCGCGGCGAGGGGATAGATGAGATCCGTGGTGGCGACCCGCTCCGGAATCCTGAACCCGAGGATCCGTGCCGCCCAGACGATCGATTGCCCGTCTGCGTATCGGAGCTCGGCCTCGGCGAGGTCAGCGGCGAACTGGGTGTCGGAGGCGGCCAGATTGCACACGGCGGCATTGACGCCCGCCGCGACCCGGGTCGTTCGGCCGTCGGTCCAACCCATGATGGTGTCGACGAGCTGGTCCTGGCTGAGCGAATCGACCGAGATGCCGACAACCTGTGCGCGCTCGGCCTGCGCGTAGCCGCTCATCGGGACGCGCCGGCTGATGCGGCCCGCGAATCTGAGTGGTGGCTCGCCTGCTGAGCCGCCGCTGCCTCTGCAGCGGCTGGGGTGCTCCGCACCAGCGGGGCGACGGCCATCCGTCGCCTGTGCGAGATCGTGATGGTGCCGAGGAACACCGTTCCGAGCCGCGCGGCCTCCGTCAACACCTGCGCAAGGGTGTCTGCCCGCGTGCGGCGCGCCGTCGCGATGATCGCCATGCAGTCCGAGAGGCGCAGTGCGGCCAGCACGCTACTCGGCGGGGCCTCCGGGCCCAACGCGAGAATGCGGAACGAGCTCGGGCTCGCCGTCTCGAGGCGGTCCCAGGTCGTCTGGGAAATGTACGGTGAGGCCGTGTCGGCGGGGGCCGTCGCCGGGAAGAAGATCCGCAGCTGAGGGGCGCTGCCGGACTGGTACAGGTCCCCGCTGTCGTCCGCGCGCACGAGATCCAGCTTGAGGCCATCGCGCAGAGCGAGCCGCAGCTCCGCGGGCACGTGCGGGAGGATCAGTTCCGTTGCCACACCGCCCTGTGCCATCACGAATGCCAAATTGGCCGGGATGTCGGGTCGACCGTCCGGGGCGTCGTTGAGCAGTGTCAGCGCCCCGGCGTTGGGCGGCAGGCCATTCATGATGCGTTCCCGCGCAGCCCGGAGCTGCTCCAGCGTCTTCTCTCGTTCGGGGACGACCGCGTCCACCTCGCGGATGTCGGCGAGGATCTCGCCTCCGGTGGCGCGCTGGATCTCACGGCTGTTGCGGAGTCGACGGTCAAGCGGGTCGATGACGAACGCCGCGACTATCCCCAGCACGCTGCCTGCGAGGAGCCCCGCGACGAGCGCCTGCGCGCGGCCGGGCGCGAACACCACATCGTTTCGTGAGGCGGTGGTGAGGATCGAACCGCCCGCGGTGTCGATCTGTTCGAGCATGCTCTTCTGCGAGAGGAGCGTGTTCAGCTCGATGGTGACCAGGTCCCGGTCGCTGATTGCCTGATTGGCGGCAGAGCTGCCCGGTGGGGCTGTGCTGATGCGGGAGTTCGCATCGGCGAGCTCGGCGCCCAGCTGCACGCGGCGGTCTTCAACACCCTTGAGGATGCTGTCGAGCTTGGTCTGCGCCTGAGTGGTTCTATACGCCAGATAGGCGGTGGCTGCGGCATCCGCGCCGGCCTGGGCCTCCGCACTCGTCGGAGCGGTGAACGAGATGTGCACGACAGGGGCGCCGGTGACGGCGCTCGCCGAGATCTGGCGGCGCACGTCGGCCGGGTCGACCCCGGATTTCAGCAGTTCGGTGGCATTCTGTGCAACCGAGTAGGAGGTGGCGATCTGGGTCTCAGTGGATGCGTCCAGCAGGCTGGACGCCTGCTTGGTCGTGTTGAACGGATCAGTCGAGATGATGTTGATGTTGACGTCGGCCGTCGCCGTCGCAGTCGCCGGGGTGATGATCAGGTAGGCGAAGGCCGCGACGACGCCCAGAGCAGCCCCGAGCGCGATGAACGACCACTGCCGCTTGAGCACGAAGCCGTAGTGCTCCAGCCCCAGCGCGGTACGTTCCAACGGCTCCGTCATATCCATGCACCCCCACCCCCGGCGACGTGCATGCCGGACTGTTTGGCCTCGCTGTCGGGTGTCGGATGACCAGCTTGAACTCCGATGTCCATTGACGAGTTTGCCTCATATACTAATGTGCTCCATACGCGAAATAGCGAGTTGGCCGGTGGATTTAGTTTGCGGGGGAGGTGCTCCACCCATGCCCACGGTTCCTGCAGCACCGAGATCGAGCGGCACGACGCGCTGGGCGCGGGCGGGTCGTGACCGGTTCTCCAACGTGGACGTCGTCACGCTGCGCGAGCTTCCCCGCTGGCCATTCGCCGCCATGTTCGTGCTCTTCCCGCTCTGGTGGCTGCTGGGCCCTGGCGAGGCGCTCTGGATCGTGCTGGCCGGGATCATGCTGCTCTACCTGTTGCGCCGCGGCCACATCGAGGCGCCGCGGGGTTTTGGCATCTGGTTGCTCTTCCTGCTCTGGATGGTCTTCTCGGTTGTGGGGATCGACACCAGTGGACGGCTCATCGGATTCCTCTATCGAGCCCTGCTCTACCTGGCCGTCACCGTCATCTTCTTGTACGTCTACAACGCCAGATCGACGCTCAGCACTCGGTATGTGGCCGGGGTCTTGACCGGGTTCTGGCTCGTCGTCGTCGCCGGCGGCTATCTCGGCGTGTTCTTCCCGATCCTCGCGATCCACACGCCGTTCGGCCTGCTTCTTCCAGAGTGGATCAGCTCCAACGATCTGGTGCAGGAGATGGTTGTGCGCCGCACGACGCAGTACAACCCGGACGGCTGGTTGAAACTCGATCCGCGCCCGAGCGCACCGTTCCTGTACACGAACGGCTGGGGCAACGCCTACTCGATGCTGCTGCCGATCGTGATCGGCTACTTGGTGGAGGTGCGCCGAGAGCGGCGCTTCTGGTGGCTGCTCCTCGCCATCCCCGTCTCCTTCGTGCCGGCCTTCCTCACGCTCAACCGGGGCATGTTTATCGGACTGGGCGTCGCCCTCGTCTATGTCGCCGCCCGATCGATCGCCCGTGGCAACCTGCGTGTGATCCTCGCGCTCGGCGCACTGCTTCTCGTGGTGGCTGGCGCGTTCGCGACCTTCCCCATCGCCGAGCGGTTGAGCGATCGAGTCGAGACGAGCTCGACCACGCAGGATCGCGCCGGGCTGTACGAGGAGACGTTCGAGCGCACGCTGGAATCGCCGCTGTTCGGCTTCGGTGCTCCCCGCCCCTCAGAGAAGGCAGGTGTCCCATCGGCTGGAACACAGGGACAGCTCTGGATGGTGATGTTCTCCCAAGGGTTCCCGGGAGTGCTGTTCTTCGTGGGTTGGTTCGTCTGGGCGTTCTTGCGCTCGTTCCATGTGCGGGATCCCATCAGGCTGGCGTGCAACACGGTGCTTCTGGTGATCATCGTTGAGGCGACCTACTACGGGATCATGACGGCGGGCATAGCGGTGGCGATGATCGCTGCAGCACTCACCATGAGACCGGACCCGAAGCCCGGCGACCAAGATCTGAGAACCGCTCAGGAACTCGGTTACACTGGCGCGAAGGTGGCCGCCGTGCCGCGTTCGCAACACTAAATTACAGAGGTGGTTGCCCATGTCAGCCCAGCACCGTGCACCCCTGCCTGCTGTGAGCGTGGTGATTGCCACGCGCGGTCGGCCGGAACTCCTGCGCGCGGCCGTGCGGTCGATTCTCGCTCAGGACTACGCCGGCGACATCCACCTGACGGTTGTGTTCGACCAGATCGAGATCGACCCGCTCAGCGACATCGACGTGCCAGCGGAGCGGCGCCGGCTGAGCACCGTGGCCAACAACCGACACCCGGGCTTGGCCGGGGGACGCAACACGGGGATACTCGGGGCCTCCGGCGAGCTCATCGCATTCTGTGACGACGACGACGAGTGGCTGCCCGGCAAGCTGCGCATGCAGCTGGAAGCGTGGCGCGGCGACCCCGCCGCGCTGCTGGTGGCGACCGGGATTCGCATCGAGACGGCGGGGCGCTCGCTTGAGCGCCTTCCGCCGGAACGCACCACGTTCGCCGACTTGATTCGCTCGCGCACGACCGAGCTGCACCCCTCCTCATTCCTGTTCAGGCGTGAGGACATCCTCGAGCGGATCGGTCTCGTCGACGAGGACCTTCCCGCCTCCTACGGTGAGGACTACGACTTCCTCCTCCGGGTGGCCCGCTTCGGGCACATTGTGGCGGTGCCCGAACCGCTGGTCATCGTGCACTGGAATCGCGCGTCCTTCTTCGACGGCAAATGGCTGGGGATCGCAGAGGGGCTGACCTATCTGCTCAACAAGCATCCGGAGTTCTCGGACAGCGCCATCGGCTCGGCCAGGATCGAGGGGCAGATCGCGTTCGCCCTCGCCGCGCTCGGTCGGCACTCCGAGGCGCGCAGCTGGGCGCGCCAAACGATCCGGCACGACCGCACGCAGCTGCGCGCCTATGCGGCATTGGCCATCTCGGCCCGCCTCGTGCCTGCTGGCGCCTTGGTCAGCGCCGTGAACCGGCGAGGGAGGGGACTCTGAGCCGCGAACCGAGTGCCGTCGCCGCCCAGACGGTGTCGGAGCGGAGGTCGAAAGGTCGCGGGTAGCGCTGGTACACCCGCACGTAGTCGACCTGGTACTTCGCAGGGAAGGCGGTGTCGGCATCCGGCGACCCCGGCCAGGTACCGCCGACGGCCAGGTTCAGGCGCATGAAGAACTTGTTGACGAACGCCTCGTCGAGCCAAGACGTGGTCGAGCTGTTCCGCTCGTAGGTCTGCACCCCGTCAACGAACCACTTGATCGTGCCGCGTTCCCATTCGACGGCGTAGTCATGGAAGCCATCGGCGGTATTGCCGGCCGGCATGTCGTAGAAGGTGCCCTCCTGCGCGTAGGTGGGCACGTAGTCGTAGTGGATGGTCTGCACGACGCGGTTCGCCTGCGACGCGTCGCCCGCGCCGGTGCCGATGGCCTCGAGGATGTCGAGCTCACCGATTCCGCCGAGCGCCGGGCGCATCCAGAATGCCGGCCAGATGCCCTTGGAGGTGCCAGGGGTCAGCGGGGTCTTGGCGCGGATCTCGAAACGGCCGTACTCGAAATTGAGCTTGTTCTTGGTGGTGACCATGCCGGATGTGTAAAGGCGGCCGTCTGGGAACCGATAATCGTTGCGGCCGCAGACCATCGGCCGTGCCTCCTTGCGGGCGGCGATGGTCAGCAGGCCGCCGGCGACACTCACGTTCTCTGTGCGGTCCATCAGACAGGCGAGTTCCTCGTTGCCGTCTCCGTAGCTCGAGTTGTCGAGCACGTTCCAGACGGCACGGTTGATCGCCGTGCCGT includes the following:
- a CDS encoding HhH-GPD-type base excision DNA repair protein, which produces MFLTGDAASDELLDSSPLALLLGMQLDQQVTMETAFAGPEKLRQRLGTLDAATIAHYEPAAFVEICRQTPAVHRFPGSMAARMQELCGIIERDWGGDAEAIWTAPTADGSAPSGAEVLKRLRQLPGFGEQKARIFLALLGKQRGLKAPGWREAAGPYGEEGSCHSVADITDAETLAKVREAKKAAKAAAKKA
- a CDS encoding malate dehydrogenase, which translates into the protein MAHSRTPVTVTLTGAGGQIGYALLFRIASGQMLGADVPVRLRLLEIPQGLRAAEGAALELQDGAFPLLAGVDVTDDRAAAFDGVNVALLVGARPRGPGMERADLLAANGGIFGPQGAAINAGAADDVRIVVVGNPANTNALIASAHAPDVPSERFTALTRLDHNRALGQLAAALDAPVGGIRNVSIWGNHSASQYPDVSHATLDGAPALPLLAARLGGAEPAERWLADEFIPRVAKRGAEIIEVRGSSSVASAASATIDHMRDWVGGSPAGAGWTSAALPSDGSYGVPEGLISSFPVESVGGQLRIVQGLEISAFSRARIDASVAELIAERDAVRALGLI
- a CDS encoding CDP-alcohol phosphatidyltransferase family protein; this encodes MSTLDTAPEESFPTIISGALAPASGGRFSTALSGLRSAQKPGAGVPAYTRWVNRRLARFAAAAAYTLGWSANVVTAVSAVLSFAALGLMLFAPQSATLGIAVAALLAAGYVLDSADGQVARLSRSSGPAGEWLDHVVDAIRTPAIHLAVLIGLSAVPGLGTWPLAVAVGYCLLSSGQFMSQILSEQLSGAAKPVSESAGIRQSLVLIPTDMGTLCWVFLLWGVPEVFVWVYTGMFLLNAVHAAVSMRRKYRRLQVLQPASKHRL
- a CDS encoding fibrinogen-like YCDxxxxGGGW domain-containing protein, with the translated sequence MTLTRSVSVRSRKNWLGPLCAAGIVVAAILTPISATAATTWPAPDGLSEYTAAASCWEVKQLKPSAPSGIYWLNTPALGAAEQFYCDQTTSGGGWLLIGRGREGWSETNEGAGTPAEVRSTLTGQDAFVPKQLSAGMIDKLLNNQPVKSMTDGVRLRRATNATGTTWQEATFVFASPRVEWSWMFENEQRAGAWTIGTASGTGGTMAAFGQSNNQNRIETTTGSAEGWKTGFGFGTAARGNPAANSFIWAPSTTAGRPRPFTQVYLRPKLMSSALYTNAIPSAGTAKLEQAAVASSFAMPTVWGVSGIGAGPNTVEGSQEVSAFAEGNGIIYIGGNFLTVQKTATGGSQVAQSYLAAFDVKTGEWIPSFRPTLDKQVKALAVLPNGTLAVGGYFSQVNGAARPGLVALNPTTGATDPTFTTTLINNLSGGVPVVRGLDVQGDWLYIGGNFTHMSGGSAVGQVYTRAAGRVSVADGTPDKTWNPEFNGTVMALDASAQGDRVYYAGFFTASKATAAVKAASIRTADTGVVPWSVNFASTTNYQQAVKEVGNKVWLGGSQHMLYSYDRASMTELSTNIGLAGGDFQAISTDGSVVYGGCHCFYTNYAGARTWPSVGTNWTQATKINSVGAWDNATGKPMPQFSPTVSQRVGAGSWALFSDSNGVTWFGGDYTKSQKAGYVSQWSGGFVRFAPNDSKAPSTPSGLAVSNSPGGETLTWAASVDNQDAVTYQVLRNDRVVATTRSLSVTLPATPTGTKYFVRAADGSGNWSASTPAATVGTTTPADPTNPVLVAGGSTWSYSFGATAPASGWQANDFDASAWSTGAAPIGWGQALLGTTLSTAAPQPLTAYYRKSFDVVDATKVASVKLTTRADDGIVVYVNGKEVLRNNIAAGPVTSTTYALTSVTAANALANPVTVTIPGSAFSTGKNVIAAEVHSNYKTTPSASFELAAQATFGTQPPVDPPVDPVDPGSVAPGTVVIAPASSWSYSYPASAPDAAWKDAGFDATGWSTGAAPIGWGQPVLGTVLTPVAPQPLTSYYRSSFTVADPGAIGALVFTTRADDGIVVYLNGVEVKRSNMAAGTVTNTTYASSAIGASAAVANPVVFEVPGSALVAGANVISAEVHSNYKSTPSASFELSAIVK